In a genomic window of Pelecanus crispus isolate bPelCri1 chromosome 1, bPelCri1.pri, whole genome shotgun sequence:
- the MRPL57 gene encoding large ribosomal subunit protein mL63, giving the protein MFLTTVLLRKRIPGKQWIGKYRRPRVVTLSMKQAMIRRLEIEAENEYWLSRPYLTREQEYKHNTEERRAKWEAFKSLVKAKFPEHRYISEHLNHLNVSRKWTS; this is encoded by the coding sequence ATGTTTTTAACAACAGTATTACTCCGAAAAAGAATTCCTGGAAAACAATGGATTGGAAAATACAGGCGACCAAGAGTGGTTACCCTTTCAATGAAGCAAGCAATGATCCGAAGGCTGGAAATTGAAGCAGAGAATGAATATTGGCTGAGTCGACCTTACCTGACACGGGAACAGGAGTACAAACATAACACAGAAGAGAGACGTGCAAAATGGGAAGCTTTCAAGAGCCTGGTCAAAGCCAAGTTTCCTGAGCACAGATATATCAGCGAGCATTTAAACCACTTAAATGTGTCAAGAAAGTGGACATCTTGA